The nucleotide window CCCGTTCACGGCGAACGGTAAGGCTGTCGGCCTCAACGAAACTGCGGGCTTCGGCAAGCTCATTGCCGACGCCGAGTTCGGTGAGATCCTCGGCTGCCACCTCGTCGGTGCCAACGTGTCCGAGCTCCTGCCGGAGGTCGTGCTCGCACAGCGCTTCGACCTCACCGCTGGTGAGATCGCACGCTCGATCCACATCCACCCGACCCTGTCCGAGGTGCTCAAGGAGATCGCGCACGGCGTCGAAGGCCACATGATCAACCTGTAACCCACGGGTTTCTCGAACAACCGCTTCAAGCCGATTGGCTTGGGGCGGTTTTTCAATGGATGAGGCATGAAAAAAGCCGGTTTAAAGCCACAGGTCGACGTGTTACCGGTGTTAGCGATGGTGATGAGCAAGAACGGTTCGAATCTGCGGTCCTAGAGGCCGCCAGCTAGAAAGAGCCGAGTGGATGGACTCGTCGAACAGTGCGCACGTCAAGAGGAATGCTAGAGGATTGGCACCAGCTCGTCCCTAACCCACCCCGACAGCCTTGTCGGAGTGGATGTCACGATGGTTCTTGGTTGCTCAGGCTGAAACTCATCACGTACTCCAATACTCATACCCATCACAGCATCAACCATTTGTTCCGGCATACCTACCGAGAACAGCCGCTGGCGCATCTCGCTATCACTAATGCGCTGCACTGACACTTCATGCCCCACACCTTCCGAAACAATGCTCGCCACATCGTTCCACGACATGTCTTCAGGGCCATGGACCGCCTGCACTCTATGGCCATGCCAATCCGGGTTCAGCAGGGTATGGACGGCAACCTCTGCAATGTCCCGCGGAGCCACCCACGGATGTGCCTGATCAAGCGGCATAATCGTGGATAGTAGTCCAGCGCGGACCGATTCAACGTCCAGTAGAAGATTCGTAAAGAAGTATCCACAACGTAAGATAGTCACGTCAGTATCTAGACTGCCGAGAACTACTTCGGTATGCGCTAAACCATCGATCTCTCCGACGCCTTTACGTTTTTCCGCTCCGACACTGCTCTGGAAGACCTCCCGGCCAATGCGGTTGGTTGCAACAGCATTCACTAAGGCTTCTGCAGCTTTAGCATGTTCACCTAGGGGATCAGCCGAAACCGGACTCGGGTTCACCCAGTAAATCGAGTCCACGTCCTTAGTAGCCGCAGCGACCTGCTGAACATCAAGGGAATCGGCCTGGCGAACCTCAGAAAACTGAGCAATATTGGAGGGAATCTTCTCTGGGTTGCGAGCTAACAACACCGGACGGAGACCTGCCCTGATTAACATTGTGGTCACATGCTTGCCGACGTGTCCCTGGGGCGTTGTCACAGCGATTCGCACGGGTACTTCCTTTCGATCACAGTCGCCAGTTGGGATCTTCAAGCCCGAACTTGACGGGGCGGAGCAACTCGGACCGTGATGATCAGACACACATCCTGCTACTCAACCTAAGAAACCGGCCCGAAGGCCGGCCGAGTACGACGCAATCGTCGTAAAGCGAATTAGCTCCCCGAAACTGCCTCGGCGAGCTTGTCCAGCGACTTGGCGAGGAAGTCATCGTCGAACTTTTCGGTCATGCCGAGCAGGTTCTCCTCGAGCTCATCGCGCTGGTATGTGAGCTTGACGGTGGTGTTGTCTGCGTCGATCGGCTCGAGCTCGTAGAGCCACTTGGCGCCGACCTTCACGTCTGCGGTGGTGTTCTCGGTGTTCTTCCAACCGATGACACGGTCTTCCTGGAATGCAAAGACCTCGTTGTTGGTCTGGTAATCGCCGTCTTCCTTCGTCATGTTCATGGTGAAGGTGTCGCCGACGGCCTTAATGCGCTCGCCGTGATCCGTCGAGACGACCATGCCGGAATCATCGGTCTCGTTGTGGCGCTGCGGGTTGGAAAGGATGTCGAAGATCTCCTTTGCAGGAGCATCGATCTGACGGGTTGCGGAGTTCTGCGTTTCTTTGGTGATAGCCATGCGCCCCACGATACAGAGAAATCGCCGACATCGTCTTTGCCTGGTTAGGGCCTACTTACCACCGAAAGGATGACACAGATTGGGGTCAGCTTCCCACAGGGTGTTCAAGATCACACCGCGGGGGCCAATTTGCGAAATGCCCTAACAACCGGCTGAGAGTTGCCTATCTGTTCACCGGCGTAGCGAAGCGGGCCTGAAGACGCGGTTGTAACGACCTCGAGAAAGTAGGTGTAGAGCGGATCGCTTCCTTAGAGTAAGAGCGACACTGGAGGTGCCATGACTGTTCAAAACGCTAACCGTGAATCCATTCGTCACGGAAAAATCACTGAAGAGGCGCTGCGCGAGCGGCCGTCTTTCCCGACCTGGGCTATCAAGCTCACCATGGCCATCACCGGCCTGATTTTCGGCCTGTTCGTGCTTGGCCACATGGTGGGCAACCTGAAAATCTTCATGCCGCTCAACGCCGACGGCACGGCGCCGATCGACGAGTACGGCGAGTTCCTGCGCACGATCGGTGAGCCGCTGTTCCCGCGCGAAGGTTTCCTGTGGATCCTGCGCATCATCCTGCTCGCTTGCCTGGCGTTGCACATTTGGGGCGCCTTTGCTCTGCGCGCACGTTCGTCGCGCTCGCGCGGCAAGTTCAAGCGCACCAACCTCATGGGCGGCTGGCAGTCCACCGCCACCCGCTGGATGCTGGCCACCGGCGTCATCCTGCTGCTGTTCCTCATCTTCCACCTGCTGGACATGACCTTCGGCGAGGTAGTCGCTGCTGACGACTTCATCCACGGCGCGGTGCGTCACAACCTGCTGAACACCTTCGCGCCTGAGCGTTGGTTTGTGACCCTGTTCTACGTGCTGGCCATGGTCGCTCTCGCCCTGCACCTGACCCACGGTGTGTACCTTGCAGTGTCCGACCTTGGCTGGCTCGGTGAGCGCGGCCGCGGCCTTATGATCGTGCTCGCATACGTCCTCCCGCTCATCGTTGTGGTTGGCAACATCGTGATGCCTATCGCCATTGCACTCGGCTGGGTGCCGGACTTCGCCCGGTAGAAGGCTGAACTAGGAGAAAAATTATGACTACCTCTATTAACCCAAACACGGGTTCCTCCGGCGCTGAGCAGCAGGCAGCTACCGCTTCCCAGGGTGCCGGCGTCAAGGCGGAATTCCGTCAGCCTGAGTCCGCTGTTTCCGGCGTGACCCTAGGCGAGATCCTTGCCAGCGCAGAGCCGAACCGCGACGAGGTTCGCATGCGCGACATGTGGGAGTGGCAGAAGGACCACATGCAGCTGGTGTCGCCGCTCAACCGCCGCAAGTTCACTGTCATCGTCGTGGGCACCGGTCTCTCCGGCGGCGCAGCTGCTGCCGCACTCGGCGAACTGGGCTACAACGTCAAGGCCTTCACCTACCACGACGCGCCGCGCCGTGCGCACTCCATCGCCGCGCAGGGTGGCGTCAACTCCGCCCGCGGCAAGAAGGTGGATAACGACGGCGCCTACCGCCACACCAAGGACACCGTGAAGGGTGGCGACTACCGCTGCCGCGAGTCCGACTGCTGGCGTCTGGCAATTGAGTCCGTGCGCGTGATCGACCACATGAACGCCATCGGCGCTCCTTTCGCACGCGAGTACGGCGGCACCTTGGCTACCCGTTCCTTCGGTGGTGTTCAGGTGTCTCGTACCTACTACACTCGTGGCCAAACAGGCCAGCAGCTGCAGCTGTCCACCGCGTCGGCACTGCAGCGTCAGATCCACCTGGGCAACGTTGAGATCTTCACCCACAACGACCTGATGGACCTGATTGTCACGGAAGAGGACGGGAAGAAGCGCTGCAAGGGCATCGTCACCCGTAACCTCATCACCGGTGAGATCACCCCGTTCACCGGCCACGCTGTCATCCTCGCCACCGGCGGGTACGGCAACGTGTACCACAAGACCACTTTGGCGAAGAACTCGAACGCATCGGCAATGATGCGCGCCTACGAGCGCGGTGCCTACCTGGCGTCGCCGTGCTTCGTGCAGTTCCACCCGACCGGCCTGCCGGTCAACGCCAAGTGGCAGGCAAAGACGACGCTGATGTCCGAGTCGCTGCGTAACGACGGCCGCATCTGGACCCCGAAGGAAAAGGGCGACGACCGCGACCCACTGCAGATCCCGGAGGAGGAGCGCGACTACTTCCTGGAGCGTCGCTACCCGGCGTTCGGTAACCTCGTGCCCCGCGACGTGGCCTCCCGCGCAATCTCACAGCAGCTCATCGCCGGCTACGGCGTGGGCCCGCTGAAGAACTCCGCGTACCTGGACTTCACCGACGCCATCGAGCGCCTCGGTGAAGACACTATCCGCGAGCGCTACTCCAACCTCTTCGAGATGTACGAGGACTCCACTGGTGAGGACCCGTACAAGGCGCCGATGCGTATTGCACCGACCGTCCACTTCACCATGGGCGGCCTGTGGACCGACTTCAATGAGATGACCTCCATCGACGGTCTGTTCGCTGCCGGTGAGTGCTCCTGGACTTACCACGGCGCAAACCGTCTCGGTGCGAACTCGCTGCTGTCCGCGTCCGTGGACGGCTGGTTCACCCTGCCGTTTACCATCCCGAACTTCCTGGCGAACCACCTCGGCGAGGAGCAGCTCCCGCTTGAGGCGCCGGAGGTGCACGAGGCAGTCACCCGCACCCAGGACATGATCGAGCGCTTGATGCGCATCGACGGTCCAGATCCGCACGGCCCGGAGTACTACCACGAGAAGCTCGGCGAGATCCTCTACGAGCACTGTGGTGTGGCCCGTACCCCGGAGGGCTTGCAGGAGGGCATCGAGAAGATCCGCGCGCTGCGCAACGAATTCTGGACCAACCTGCACATCCCGGGTTCGCCGAACGACATGAACCAGACCCTCGAGGCGGCAATCCGACTGCTCGACTACATCAACCTGGGCGAGCTCATGTGTGTCGACGGCCTCGACCGCGACGAGTCGTGCGGTGCTCACTACCGCACCGACCACCTCACCGACGACGGTGAGGCAGAGCGCGACGATGAGAACTGGTGCTTCGTGTCGGCGTGGGAGCCGGCAGGAGACGGCGAGTTCATCCGCCACGCAGAACCCCTGTACTTCGATTCGATCCCGCTTCAGGCAAGGAACTACAAGTAATGAAACTGACACTTGAGATCTGGCGTCAGGCCGGACCCGATACTGACGGACACTTTGAGACCGTCCAGGTCGATGACGCCGTGGAGCAGATGTCGATTCTGGAGCTGCTCGACCACGTCAACAACTCCTACGTCGAGGCTGGCAAGGAGCCGTTCACCTTTGCGCACGACTGCCGCGAGGGCATCTGCGGCACCTGTGGCCTGACCGTGAACGGCCGCCCGCACGGCGCTGGCCAGAACACCACCGCGTGCCTGCAGCGCCTGTTCAACTACAAGGACGGCGATACGCTGAAGATCGAGCCGTTCCGTTCCGGCGCGTTCCCGGTGATCAAGGACCTCGCCGTTGACCGTTCTGCGCTCGACCGCGTGATGCAGCAGGGCGGCTACGTCTCCGTCAACGCCGGTACCGCGCCGGACGCTGACACCCTGCACGTCAACCACCACGATGCCGAGCTCGCGCTTGACTACGCGGCCTGCATCGGCTGCGGCGCCTGCGTTGCCGCCTGCCCGAACGGTGCTGCGCACCTGTTCACCGGCGCCAAGCTCAAGCACCTCAAGCTGCTGCCGCTGGGCAAGCAGGAGCGCGCACGCCGTGCCCGCAAGATGGTCGACGAGCTGGAAACCAACTTCGGCCACTGCTCGCTCTACGGCGAGTGCGCCGACGTTTGCCCGGCTGGCATCCCGCTCGACGCCGTCGGCGCGGTCAACGCGGAGCGCTTCCGCGCATCCACCCGCGGCGGCGACGCGTAACCCGGCGCAGCGTATAGTTTGCGGTAGAGAGAAATATCCCAGGACACACTAGGAAACTGAAGGAATACACCATGGCTTCCCAGAACGCGGTTGCAGATATCCAGTCGGAGTCGTTCCCGGGCTACCAGACCCAGCTCCACGACTCCTACATTGAGGGCTACGACCCGGTTTCCCTGGGTGCCCCGCACTCCTCCCTGTCGCGCAAGACCACGTGGGTTTCCATGGGCCTGATCCTGGCCTCGCTCTTCGGCCTTGGCATCCTCGTGTGGGGTGCTGGTGCGCACATTGTTGGCTGGGGTGCACAGACCGAGGATGCGTCCCGGATCCTGATGATCCTCGGCGGTGCCGAGATGGCCATCACCCTGGTGCTCGCATTTATCCTGCTGTCCATCGGCCGCAAGGACTACAAGAACTACCGCAAGCAGACTGGCCGCGTGAACTAGCTTCCCGCCGCTTCGGTTAATCTCCCCGCCTCGCACCGCGCGCGCGGCCGGGAGATTTTTCTTGTTGGACCCACCTGCTTTAATCGGACTCATGGCTCACCGACCCCCCATGCCAACGCCGGCGAACGAAGCTGAGCGCCGCGCAACGCTGCGCAACCATAAGATCTTTGTCACCAGCCTGCTCGGTGTCATGGCGGTCCTCTTCCTCGCCTGCTCCTGGTGGCAGTCCAAGGGCACCGCACCATTGTGGGTGGGCTACGTGCGCGCAGCCGCAGAGGCCGGCATGGTGGGCGGTCTCGCGGACTGGTTCGCGGTCACCGCCCTGTTCCGCCACCCGATGGGTATTCCGATCCCGCACACCGCAATCATTCCGCGAAAGAAGGATCACGTCGCGGATGCGCTGAGCGAATTCGTCAGCGAGAACTTCCTCAACGCCCAAACGATCACAGAAAAGGCCATGCAGGCCGAGATTCCGGCGAGGCTCGGCGGCTGGCTGGCACAGCCGGACAACGCCGCACGCGTGAGCGAAGAGGCAGGCAAGTTCACTGCCCGCATGGTTGAAGGCATCGACCCGAAAGACGCCGAAGCCTTCATCAACACTCAAGTCATCGACCGAGTAGGGCAACCGACCTGGGGTCCGCCGCTCGGACGCATGCTTGAAGGCTTCATCGCCGACGGCAAGATCGAGCCCATCGTCGATGACATCATCGCCTGGGCCCGCAAGAAGCTCGGTGACATGGAGGACAGCATCGTCACCGCTATCGATGAGCGGATGCCGCGCTGGGCCCCGCAGTTCGCCAGGGATCTCGTAGGCGAGCGCGTCTACCGCGAGCTCGTCGACTTCATGCGCGAGGTGGACACTCGGCCGAACCACGAGGCGCGCCTCGCGATCCGCCGCACCATCAACAAGTTCGCCCAAGACCTCCAGTTCGACGGTGAGATGATCACACGGGTCGAGGAGCTCAAGGCGGACATCATGGGTTCGGATGCGGTGGTCTCCGCAGCTTCAGGCATGTGGGAGCAACTCTCGCAATCGCTTATCGACGCCGCGTTGGACGCCGATTCCACCATCCGTCGCAAAGCAACTGCTTCGATTGCTGAATGGGGCCGCAAGCTTGTCGACGACCCTGAGGTACGCGTGACCGCCGAGCGAAACCTGGAGAAGGCCGTGTTCTTTGCAGCGGAGAACGGGGCCGACCAGATCGTGGGCATCATCGCCGAGACGATTCAGCGGTGGGACGGCGACGAGGCCGCGGACAAAATCGAACTCATGGTGGGCAAAGACCTGCAGTTCATCCGCTTGAACGGCACGATCGTCGGTGCACTGGCGGGCTTAGTTATTTACACTGTGTCTCAACTTCTGTTCTTTTAACTTTAAGGAGGCAGCAATGTCCGATTACACCCCGAAGCACGACGTGACCGGCAACTACGACGAGGATGCGGTGGACGCGCCGAAGTCCGAGGCGGGAACCAACTCCGAGGCCGAGCCGAAGGAGGCCCGCCAGAACCTGCGCGAGGCCGGCGACGCACTGCTCGCTGCCGGTTCCGCACTGGGCGCCGCGATTGGCAAGTTCGCCGAGGATTTGCCGGAGCGTTTCAAGACCGCGACAGACAGCGCGCGCGAGACCATGAACGCTGCATCCACCGAGGGTGAGGTGCGTTCCATCGCCACCAACTTCACCAACGAGGCGGAGAAGGTGTTCAACTCCCTGCGCGAGCGCGACCTGCAGTTCACCGAGGACTCCAAGGCAAAGCTGAGCAGCACCGTGGCGGACATCCGCGCATCCTTCAATGACCAGCTGGACAAGCTGGATAGCAGTGCGGACGGCAACGTTGTCGCCGATCTGCGTGCCCGCTTCGACCAGATGGTGGAGCGCGTGCAGTCCCAGTTCTCCGGCGCGGACACTCCGAATACGGAGGCTGCGACGCAGGCCGATATCATCGACGGTGAAATCGTCGAGACTGACACCGAGAAGACCGAGAAGTAGGCGGCTGAAACCCCATGGATTCCACCACGCTGGAAACGATCAGGCTGATCACGAGCATCCCTGCGTACGCGCAGTGGTTGATGTTTCTGGCGGTCGGGGTAGCCGGTATCGCCGGCGTGGTGATGGCTGCAATGACGCGCCCCGACGCGTTCGAGGCGGCCGGCCGACAGTCGAAGATGGCGTGGGTGGCGATCCTGGCGGTGTCGACTATTGCGCTGCTGCTGCGTCTGCCGTTCATCGCCTGGTTCGCCGCGGTGGCGGTGGGAATCTACTTCTTTGATGTCCGCCCGCAGATCAACAACATTCTGCGCGGCAACTACGGCTGGTAGGCGGGCAGCGCCTGCGTTGCGGGCGCGCCCTGCTGCAATTCCTCGAAGTTGACGTTATTGCCGGTCATGGCAACCTGCAGCCCTCCCGGCAAGACAGTCATGTCGCGCACCTGCAGCGACCCGGTGACTTCTTGGCGCATGCCTTCGGCCATGGCATCGCTCAGCGCGACGGCGACTTCGTCGGGGAGGGTGAACCCGAATAGCTGCGTGCTGGCGGCCTCGAAGGCGAGCTGGCCGTTCTCATTCAACGGTCGCAGCTCGATGCCGGCTGCGCCGGAGGTGAACTCGATCGTGAACGTGCCGGCCTCCGGGTTGGTGCTCACCTCGGAGACGGTGATGACGTTGTTGAGCCAACGGTTTTCGCCAATCTGGCCTTGGATCTCCTGATTGATCATCGCGCGCAGGAAGTCGTTTGGCAGCTCCGTGGTCATAGTGAAGGTCTCTGCGATCGCTTCGCCATCGTTGACCTTCACGTTGTCCATGTCGACGGTGGCGGCGGGGTTGCCGGTGATCTGATCGCCGTTGACAAGCAGGGTCGACGGGGCGTTCACCGTCACATGCGGAAGCCGGCCGTTCAGCAGTCCGAGGGTGACCGGCTGCGCGCCGAAGGAAACATCCGGCTCCGCAGTGTCCGCCGCCGTGGCACTTGCGTCCTGGGCAAAGCCTGCAGTGATCTGATTTGCCAGGTACATTCGCAAACCCGCCTCAGCGAGAAGCAGGAGCACGAGCAGGGCGGCGAGCACGCCGACAACGACCTTCCAAACGGTTTGCATGCGCTCTAGTGTACGGTTGGGGCGACGGCCTCCCAATCTACCGTGAGCGAATTGTCGCGCAGCCTGCGCCGTTGCGGCTCGAGTGGCCAGCCCTGCCGAACCAACTCGGCGTGTGCCTCGCGCCAGCGCACCCGCGGCCCGTGCGGTGCCCATCCGGCGGCTCCGGCCCATGCAGCATCCGCGTCCTGCAGGAGCGCGTGGATCCGCTCCCCGGGCACGTTACGGTGGATCAGCACCTTGGGCAGGCGCTCTGCAATATCGCTCGGCTTTTCCACGTCGTGGGGGTCCCATGACAGCGTTAGCGTTTGCGGCCCGTTTGCATCCAGCAGCACCCACGCCGCGCGCCTTCCCAGCTCGT belongs to Corynebacterium glaucum and includes:
- a CDS encoding SRPBCC family protein, encoding MAITKETQNSATRQIDAPAKEIFDILSNPQRHNETDDSGMVVSTDHGERIKAVGDTFTMNMTKEDGDYQTNNEVFAFQEDRVIGWKNTENTTADVKVGAKWLYELEPIDADNTTVKLTYQRDELEENLLGMTEKFDDDFLAKSLDKLAEAVSGS
- a CDS encoding DUF445 domain-containing protein, which encodes MAHRPPMPTPANEAERRATLRNHKIFVTSLLGVMAVLFLACSWWQSKGTAPLWVGYVRAAAEAGMVGGLADWFAVTALFRHPMGIPIPHTAIIPRKKDHVADALSEFVSENFLNAQTITEKAMQAEIPARLGGWLAQPDNAARVSEEAGKFTARMVEGIDPKDAEAFINTQVIDRVGQPTWGPPLGRMLEGFIADGKIEPIVDDIIAWARKKLGDMEDSIVTAIDERMPRWAPQFARDLVGERVYRELVDFMREVDTRPNHEARLAIRRTINKFAQDLQFDGEMITRVEELKADIMGSDAVVSAASGMWEQLSQSLIDAALDADSTIRRKATASIAEWGRKLVDDPEVRVTAERNLEKAVFFAAENGADQIVGIIAETIQRWDGDEAADKIELMVGKDLQFIRLNGTIVGALAGLVIYTVSQLLFF
- a CDS encoding succinate dehydrogenase cytochrome b subunit, translated to MTVQNANRESIRHGKITEEALRERPSFPTWAIKLTMAITGLIFGLFVLGHMVGNLKIFMPLNADGTAPIDEYGEFLRTIGEPLFPREGFLWILRIILLACLALHIWGAFALRARSSRSRGKFKRTNLMGGWQSTATRWMLATGVILLLFLIFHLLDMTFGEVVAADDFIHGAVRHNLLNTFAPERWFVTLFYVLAMVALALHLTHGVYLAVSDLGWLGERGRGLMIVLAYVLPLIVVVGNIVMPIAIALGWVPDFAR
- a CDS encoding DUF2516 family protein — protein: MDSTTLETIRLITSIPAYAQWLMFLAVGVAGIAGVVMAAMTRPDAFEAAGRQSKMAWVAILAVSTIALLLRLPFIAWFAAVAVGIYFFDVRPQINNILRGNYGW
- a CDS encoding LmeA family phospholipid-binding protein; the encoded protein is MQTVWKVVVGVLAALLVLLLLAEAGLRMYLANQITAGFAQDASATAADTAEPDVSFGAQPVTLGLLNGRLPHVTVNAPSTLLVNGDQITGNPAATVDMDNVKVNDGEAIAETFTMTTELPNDFLRAMINQEIQGQIGENRWLNNVITVSEVSTNPEAGTFTIEFTSGAAGIELRPLNENGQLAFEAASTQLFGFTLPDEVAVALSDAMAEGMRQEVTGSLQVRDMTVLPGGLQVAMTGNNVNFEELQQGAPATQALPAYQP
- a CDS encoding CGLAU_01105 family protein, whose product is MSDYTPKHDVTGNYDEDAVDAPKSEAGTNSEAEPKEARQNLREAGDALLAAGSALGAAIGKFAEDLPERFKTATDSARETMNAASTEGEVRSIATNFTNEAEKVFNSLRERDLQFTEDSKAKLSSTVADIRASFNDQLDKLDSSADGNVVADLRARFDQMVERVQSQFSGADTPNTEAATQADIIDGEIVETDTEKTEK
- a CDS encoding succinate dehydrogenase/fumarate reductase iron-sulfur subunit, with protein sequence MKLTLEIWRQAGPDTDGHFETVQVDDAVEQMSILELLDHVNNSYVEAGKEPFTFAHDCREGICGTCGLTVNGRPHGAGQNTTACLQRLFNYKDGDTLKIEPFRSGAFPVIKDLAVDRSALDRVMQQGGYVSVNAGTAPDADTLHVNHHDAELALDYAACIGCGACVAACPNGAAHLFTGAKLKHLKLLPLGKQERARRARKMVDELETNFGHCSLYGECADVCPAGIPLDAVGAVNAERFRASTRGGDA
- a CDS encoding NAD(P)H-binding protein; translation: MRIAVTTPQGHVGKHVTTMLIRAGLRPVLLARNPEKIPSNIAQFSEVRQADSLDVQQVAAATKDVDSIYWVNPSPVSADPLGEHAKAAEALVNAVATNRIGREVFQSSVGAEKRKGVGEIDGLAHTEVVLGSLDTDVTILRCGYFFTNLLLDVESVRAGLLSTIMPLDQAHPWVAPRDIAEVAVHTLLNPDWHGHRVQAVHGPEDMSWNDVASIVSEGVGHEVSVQRISDSEMRQRLFSVGMPEQMVDAVMGMSIGVRDEFQPEQPRTIVTSTPTRLSGWVRDELVPIL
- a CDS encoding fumarate reductase/succinate dehydrogenase flavoprotein subunit, coding for MTTSINPNTGSSGAEQQAATASQGAGVKAEFRQPESAVSGVTLGEILASAEPNRDEVRMRDMWEWQKDHMQLVSPLNRRKFTVIVVGTGLSGGAAAAALGELGYNVKAFTYHDAPRRAHSIAAQGGVNSARGKKVDNDGAYRHTKDTVKGGDYRCRESDCWRLAIESVRVIDHMNAIGAPFAREYGGTLATRSFGGVQVSRTYYTRGQTGQQLQLSTASALQRQIHLGNVEIFTHNDLMDLIVTEEDGKKRCKGIVTRNLITGEITPFTGHAVILATGGYGNVYHKTTLAKNSNASAMMRAYERGAYLASPCFVQFHPTGLPVNAKWQAKTTLMSESLRNDGRIWTPKEKGDDRDPLQIPEEERDYFLERRYPAFGNLVPRDVASRAISQQLIAGYGVGPLKNSAYLDFTDAIERLGEDTIRERYSNLFEMYEDSTGEDPYKAPMRIAPTVHFTMGGLWTDFNEMTSIDGLFAAGECSWTYHGANRLGANSLLSASVDGWFTLPFTIPNFLANHLGEEQLPLEAPEVHEAVTRTQDMIERLMRIDGPDPHGPEYYHEKLGEILYEHCGVARTPEGLQEGIEKIRALRNEFWTNLHIPGSPNDMNQTLEAAIRLLDYINLGELMCVDGLDRDESCGAHYRTDHLTDDGEAERDDENWCFVSAWEPAGDGEFIRHAEPLYFDSIPLQARNYK